In one window of Streptosporangium album DNA:
- a CDS encoding universal stress protein, producing MTEPIVVGVDGSASSLQAVAWAAQEAVLRNAPLRIVHAALRWAYDVPLVPQPAHWGPAAEATSQELLRQAAEQAHADTPMVMVTTEIVDGAAAEAIAAAAETAQLIVVGSRGLGGFAGLLLGSVSRDLAARSPCPVVVVNWPRTGHGTEIVVGVTGHPDQGPVLEFAFGEAALRGLPLRAVHAWTHPAVRAPGDMQPLVLDIESVGQEEARLLAESISGWREKFPDVPLIEHVAHEHPAKALIDASEAAELVVVGAPGWARIFGSTVHALLHHAHAPVVVVRHATSHTRRI from the coding sequence ATGACAGAACCCATCGTCGTCGGTGTCGACGGCTCAGCGTCTTCGCTGCAGGCAGTGGCCTGGGCGGCGCAGGAGGCCGTGCTGAGGAATGCGCCGCTGCGCATCGTGCATGCAGCTCTCCGCTGGGCCTACGACGTTCCTCTCGTCCCGCAGCCCGCTCACTGGGGGCCGGCCGCGGAAGCCACCTCCCAGGAACTGCTGCGCCAGGCCGCCGAGCAAGCCCACGCAGACACCCCCATGGTGATGGTCACCACTGAGATCGTCGACGGCGCCGCCGCGGAGGCGATCGCCGCCGCGGCCGAGACCGCACAGCTCATCGTCGTCGGCAGCCGGGGCCTTGGTGGATTCGCCGGACTGCTGCTGGGCTCGGTCAGCCGTGACCTCGCCGCCCGATCCCCCTGCCCGGTGGTGGTCGTAAACTGGCCGCGCACCGGGCACGGAACGGAGATCGTCGTCGGCGTCACCGGACACCCCGATCAAGGTCCCGTCCTGGAGTTCGCCTTCGGCGAGGCTGCGCTACGGGGACTCCCCCTGCGGGCGGTGCACGCCTGGACCCATCCGGCCGTCAGGGCACCCGGTGACATGCAGCCGCTCGTCTTGGACATCGAAAGCGTCGGCCAGGAAGAAGCACGTCTGCTGGCCGAGTCCATCAGCGGCTGGCGCGAGAAGTTCCCCGACGTACCCCTCATCGAGCACGTCGCGCACGAGCATCCGGCCAAGGCGCTCATCGACGCCTCAGAGGCCGCCGAGCTGGTCGTCGTGGGTGCCCCCGGCTGGGCAAGGATTTTCGGATCGACCGTGCACGCCCTGCTCCACCATGCCCACGCTCCCGTCGTCGTCGTCCGCCACGCGACCTCGCACACGCGCCGAATCTGA
- a CDS encoding SulP family inorganic anion transporter, with protein MKPTVGLLPVGYTDNILTARHDYEIDANQELLALGVTNISAGLTCGFPISSSGSRRPARITWPLSPSSSSVTIAVDSTRRPSPPSARRAMTLVAGTPGSVRLMGPSPLPGRRRGEKYGRKPRLQETGTWPHTASSPAAAIGSSAR; from the coding sequence ATGAAGCCGACCGTCGGCCTGCTCCCCGTGGGATACACCGACAACATCCTCACCGCCCGGCACGACTACGAGATCGACGCCAACCAAGAACTGCTCGCCCTCGGCGTGACCAACATCAGCGCGGGCCTCACATGCGGCTTCCCGATCAGCAGCAGCGGCAGCCGCAGACCGGCACGGATCACGTGGCCCCTCTCACCGTCGTCTTCCTCCGTGACGATCGCCGTCGACTCCACGCGCCGACCGTCGCCTCCATCCGCCCGAAGGGCGATGACCTTGGTCGCCGGGACACCCGGCTCTGTGAGGCTCATGGGACCTTCGCCCCTACCCGGCAGGCGGAGGGGTGAGAAGTATGGAAGGAAACCACGGCTACAGGAGACGGGCACATGGCCTCATACGGCCTCAAGTCCGGCTGCCGCGATCGGCTCATCAGCCCGGTGA
- a CDS encoding P-type ATPase translates to MRRFAAIALLSVTVTGLLAGLMLHLAGAEAAGDVVWAVVTAVALVLATAWVISALRHGRLGVDAIAVLALAGALAVREFLAGAVIGVMLATGRALEDYALRRARRDLTALYERAPHPARRYEDGVPRLVPIEKVQPGDLLLVPSGETVAVDGVPAGGPALLDESALTGESLPVEHAAGKGVRSGAVNAGAAFDLRATRTAAASTYAEVVRLARQAEADSAPG, encoded by the coding sequence ATGAGACGATTCGCCGCCATCGCACTTCTCTCGGTCACCGTGACCGGACTACTAGCCGGACTCATGCTGCATCTAGCCGGCGCGGAGGCGGCCGGTGACGTCGTGTGGGCCGTGGTCACTGCGGTGGCTCTGGTCCTCGCGACGGCGTGGGTGATCTCGGCGCTGCGACACGGCCGGCTGGGTGTGGACGCCATCGCCGTGCTCGCCCTGGCCGGGGCCCTCGCCGTACGGGAGTTTCTCGCCGGTGCGGTGATCGGCGTGATGCTCGCGACCGGCCGGGCGCTGGAGGACTACGCCCTTCGCCGCGCCCGCCGTGACCTGACCGCCCTGTACGAACGCGCTCCGCACCCGGCCCGGCGCTACGAGGACGGGGTGCCGCGCCTTGTCCCGATCGAGAAGGTCCAGCCGGGCGACCTGCTACTGGTTCCCAGCGGGGAGACGGTCGCCGTCGACGGCGTGCCGGCCGGCGGCCCCGCCCTGCTGGACGAGTCGGCGCTGACGGGGGAGTCGCTACCGGTAGAGCACGCCGCGGGCAAGGGTGTGCGCAGTGGCGCGGTGAACGCCGGTGCCGCCTTCGACCTGCGGGCCACCCGGACCGCGGCCGCGAGCACCTACGCGGAGGTGGTACGGCTGGCGCGGCAGGCCGAGGCCGACAGCGCCCCCGGGTGA
- a CDS encoding HAD family hydrolase codes for MAPSAAVDLGRIAAVVFDTDGVITDTARVHAAAWKRVFDAFLRERARRSGERFQPFDTGEDYLCHVDGKSRIDGVEDFLRSRDITLDPDVVADLAARKDASFLAEIRAHGVAPFFSTVDLVRELRHRGVLTAAVSASRNCAQVLHAATVDHLFDVRVDGVDAARLALAGKPDPALFLAARRLGVTPEHTAVVEDSLPGVRAGRAGEFGLVIGVDRHDRREALRAAGADLIIGDLAELRLDGRRREPLAPHR; via the coding sequence ATGGCACCCTCTGCAGCCGTGGACCTCGGACGGATAGCCGCGGTGGTCTTCGACACCGATGGGGTCATCACCGACACGGCCAGGGTGCACGCCGCCGCATGGAAGCGGGTGTTCGACGCCTTCCTGCGCGAGCGCGCCAGACGGTCCGGCGAACGGTTCCAGCCGTTCGACACCGGTGAGGACTACCTGTGTCATGTCGACGGCAAATCCCGCATCGACGGGGTTGAGGACTTTCTCCGCTCCCGGGACATCACATTGGATCCGGACGTAGTGGCGGACCTCGCCGCGCGCAAGGACGCGTCTTTCCTGGCCGAGATCCGCGCACACGGGGTAGCCCCTTTCTTCTCGACCGTCGACCTCGTCCGTGAACTCCGGCACCGCGGGGTGCTTACGGCCGCCGTCTCGGCGAGCCGCAACTGCGCGCAGGTGCTTCACGCGGCGACCGTCGACCACCTGTTCGACGTCCGGGTCGACGGCGTGGACGCCGCCCGGCTGGCACTGGCGGGAAAGCCCGACCCTGCGCTGTTCCTGGCGGCCCGGCGGCTCGGGGTGACGCCAGAGCATACGGCTGTGGTGGAGGACTCCCTGCCGGGCGTGCGAGCGGGCAGGGCCGGTGAGTTCGGTCTTGTCATCGGCGTTGACCGGCACGACCGGCGGGAGGCGCTGCGGGCGGCCGGCGCCGACCTCATTATCGGTGATCTGGCAGAACTACGACTGGACGGGAGAAGACGTGAACCCCTGGCTCCTCACCGATGA
- a CDS encoding response regulator gives MIRVFLVDDHEVVRRGVAALLESEGDIEVVGEAGTAESAVSRIPALQPDVAVLDVRLPDGNGVDVCREVRSKLPELVCLMLTSFADDDALFNAVMAGASGYVLKQIHGSDLVGAVRTVAAGQSLLDPQTTATMLARLREQATRKDPLQALSEQERHILELIGEGMTNRQIGERLYLAEKTVKNYVSNLLAKLSMQRRTQAAALAARLKVGHPE, from the coding sequence ATGATTCGCGTGTTCCTGGTGGACGACCATGAAGTGGTACGGCGAGGCGTGGCCGCGCTGCTGGAGTCCGAGGGTGACATCGAGGTCGTCGGCGAGGCCGGGACCGCGGAGTCGGCCGTGTCCCGTATCCCGGCGCTGCAGCCGGACGTCGCGGTCCTTGACGTGCGCCTGCCCGACGGCAACGGTGTGGACGTCTGTCGTGAGGTCCGCTCGAAACTGCCGGAGCTGGTCTGTCTGATGCTGACCTCCTTCGCCGACGACGACGCCCTCTTCAACGCGGTGATGGCGGGCGCGTCGGGTTATGTGCTCAAGCAGATCCACGGTTCGGATCTGGTCGGCGCCGTGCGGACGGTCGCGGCCGGTCAGTCGCTGCTGGACCCGCAGACCACCGCGACCATGCTGGCGCGGCTGCGCGAACAGGCCACCCGCAAGGATCCGTTGCAGGCGCTGTCGGAGCAGGAGCGCCACATCCTGGAACTGATCGGCGAGGGGATGACGAACCGGCAGATCGGCGAGCGCCTCTATCTCGCCGAGAAGACCGTGAAGAACTACGTGTCCAACCTGCTGGCGAAGCTGAGCATGCAGCGCCGCACCCAGGCGGCCGCGCTGGCGGCACGTTTGAAAGTCGGCCACCCGGAATAG
- a CDS encoding universal stress protein, with translation MSPKDASQPVRSDTREGASPIVVAVDGSADADRAVKWAADDAFRRRLPLRIVHVVERGPYDIHRFSTPEWPGTVVMNGTKVLAEAEQTARRCQPSIEVSTELIEGSMTRTLCGQDADAAAIVLGSRGLGGFAGALLGSVSTHVAGHAHGPVVVVRPGDEEVHREIVVGVDDSPQCEPALAYAFEQARLRGCMLRAVHAWQLPVHAFAPEISYDMDEIRQAQHRVVQERLAAWREKFPEVEVVEDVQGVHPVQALTDASTRADLVVVGSRGMGAIGSVVLGSVSRGVLHHAHGPVAVVRS, from the coding sequence ATGTCCCCCAAGGACGCCAGTCAGCCGGTTCGCTCGGACACGCGCGAGGGCGCCTCACCGATCGTCGTCGCGGTGGACGGCTCGGCCGACGCGGACAGAGCGGTGAAATGGGCTGCCGACGACGCTTTCCGCAGACGGCTGCCGCTGCGGATCGTGCACGTCGTGGAGCGCGGACCCTATGACATTCACCGCTTCTCCACCCCCGAGTGGCCGGGCACGGTGGTCATGAACGGGACGAAGGTGCTGGCCGAGGCCGAACAGACGGCGCGGAGGTGTCAGCCGTCCATCGAGGTGAGCACCGAACTGATCGAGGGAAGCATGACCAGGACTCTGTGCGGCCAGGACGCAGACGCTGCCGCGATCGTGCTCGGCAGCAGGGGCCTGGGCGGTTTCGCCGGAGCGCTGCTCGGATCGGTGAGCACACACGTGGCCGGCCACGCCCACGGCCCGGTGGTCGTCGTCCGCCCCGGCGACGAGGAAGTGCACCGTGAAATCGTCGTCGGCGTCGACGACTCCCCGCAGTGTGAGCCCGCGCTGGCCTATGCCTTTGAGCAGGCCAGGCTGCGCGGATGCATGCTGCGCGCCGTCCATGCCTGGCAGTTGCCGGTGCACGCCTTCGCGCCCGAGATCTCCTACGACATGGACGAGATCCGCCAGGCACAGCACCGGGTGGTCCAGGAGCGGCTCGCCGCCTGGCGGGAGAAGTTTCCCGAGGTGGAAGTGGTGGAGGACGTCCAGGGCGTGCACCCCGTCCAAGCTCTCACCGACGCGTCCACCAGGGCCGACCTGGTCGTCGTGGGCTCACGAGGGATGGGCGCGATCGGCTCGGTGGTACTGGGCTCCGTCAGCCGCGGCGTGCTGCACCACGCCCACGGCCCAGTGGCGGTCGTCCGGTCCTGA
- a CDS encoding RNA-guided endonuclease InsQ/TnpB family protein has product MGIRYGDRPARIKEIRRADPDGQGRWSFTSQQQTLRRLNKSQQQTLRRLNKAFEAFFRRVKNGETPGYPRFKGRGRFDAVTLVEGDGARWDSQPHQRGATCVRLQGIGHVRVHRHRAVAGRIKTVEVKRCDHAHKTALALVGGADFIAVEALRIRNMTRAPKPRPDHDQAGAFLPNGAAAKAGLNKSVLDAGWGVFLQILSHKAESAGREVIAVNPRNTSRTCPRPVCGHVSGENRKTQADFMCVKCGYTANADVVGASNTKRAGLVLRNVHAA; this is encoded by the coding sequence GTGGGCATCCGCTACGGCGACCGGCCGGCCCGGATCAAGGAAATCCGCCGGGCCGACCCCGATGGGCAGGGGCGCTGGTCCTTCACCTCCCAGCAGCAGACGCTGCGCCGCCTGAACAAGTCCCAGCAGCAGACGCTGCGCCGCCTGAACAAGGCGTTCGAGGCGTTCTTCCGCCGCGTGAAGAACGGCGAGACGCCGGGTTACCCCCGCTTCAAGGGCCGGGGCCGGTTCGATGCCGTCACCCTGGTCGAGGGCGACGGAGCCCGCTGGGACTCCCAGCCCCACCAGCGCGGCGCAACCTGTGTCCGCCTTCAGGGCATCGGGCATGTCCGCGTGCATCGGCATCGCGCCGTGGCCGGGCGGATCAAGACCGTCGAGGTCAAACGCTGCGACCACGCGCACAAGACCGCGCTCGCCTTGGTGGGAGGGGCGGACTTCATCGCGGTGGAGGCACTCCGGATCCGCAACATGACCAGGGCCCCAAAGCCGAGGCCTGACCACGACCAGGCTGGGGCGTTCCTGCCCAACGGCGCGGCGGCCAAGGCCGGGTTGAACAAGAGCGTCCTGGACGCGGGTTGGGGGGTGTTCCTGCAGATCCTGTCGCACAAGGCTGAAAGCGCCGGTCGGGAAGTGATCGCGGTGAACCCCCGCAACACCTCCCGCACCTGCCCGCGCCCCGTGTGTGGGCACGTCAGCGGCGAGAACCGTAAAACCCAGGCCGACTTCATGTGCGTGAAATGCGGATACACCGCGAACGCGGACGTCGTCGGGGCGAGCAACACCAAGAGGGCCGGGCTGGTCCTCCGCAACGTCCACGCGGCGTAG
- the tnpA gene encoding IS200/IS605 family transposase: MTRQVRTSPGAAYDLGYHVVWCPKYRRPVLSGRVKIRLQELIHAKADEHGWEIIALEVMPDHVHLSVKPHPKDSPSYVANQFKGHTSHVLREEFAHLRSRLPTLWSRSYFVASVGAVSAATVQRYIETQDEKAPKPGVARA; the protein is encoded by the coding sequence ATGACTCGTCAGGTGCGTACCTCTCCGGGCGCGGCATACGACCTGGGCTACCACGTGGTGTGGTGCCCCAAGTATCGTCGCCCTGTCCTGAGCGGCCGGGTGAAGATCCGACTGCAGGAACTGATCCACGCCAAGGCCGACGAACACGGGTGGGAGATCATCGCGCTTGAGGTGATGCCGGATCACGTGCATCTGTCCGTGAAGCCGCATCCGAAGGATTCGCCCTCCTACGTGGCGAACCAGTTCAAGGGCCACACCTCGCACGTGCTGCGAGAAGAGTTCGCCCACCTACGCTCGCGGTTGCCGACCCTGTGGTCACGGTCGTATTTCGTGGCGAGCGTGGGCGCGGTGTCGGCAGCGACCGTGCAACGGTATATCGAGACCCAGGATGAGAAAGCCCCCAAGCCGGGGGTGGCTCGTGCGTAG
- a CDS encoding glycoside hydrolase family 65 protein — MNPWLLTDDGFAPAHEGLREALTTLGNGYFATRGAVPEAQADGVHYPGTYVAGCYDRLVSQVAGRRVDNEDLVNVPNWLPLTFRATGGDWFAPGHAEILTSRHTLDMRRGVLTRLLRIRDPQERITRLEQCRLVSMDDPHVAAMTMTVVPENWSGTLEIRSALDGRVTNRGVARYHGLADRHLMPIRAYASGGVIELLTRTVTSRVEIALAARTTLAGGRHHIGAEGEVREDVQEGWVSEEWAVEVAAGEEVVVEKVVALYTSRDRAIAESGAAARTAVVRADGFQSLLRRHTRAWDRLWQRAHVTAEDTEVQQILNLYVFHLLQTASPHVAELDTGLPARGLHGEAYRGHVFWDDLFVFPFLAPRFPDITQALLRYRWRRLPEARWAARAAGRTGAMFPWQSGSDGREETPRLHFNPRSGRWLPDHSHLQRHVGLAVAHNVWQHYRATKDIGFLAGFGGQLLVEIARFFASLATCEEGRYVIRGVMGPDEYHDGYPGRDEPGLDNNAYTNVMTAWLMRRVLDMIGLVGDEGVSRQEIDLFTGMARRVRVDFHDGVISQFEGYQALEELDWAAYRKKYGDIRRLDRILEAEGDTPNRYKASKQADVLMLFHLLGREGLDEILTGLGYRWNAAMAARTVDYYLARTCHGSTLSAVVHAGVLARLRPGASEPFLVEALNNDVKDLQGGTTAEGIHLGAMAGVAVLFEAP, encoded by the coding sequence GTGAACCCCTGGCTCCTCACCGATGACGGTTTCGCCCCCGCCCACGAGGGGCTGCGAGAAGCGCTGACGACGCTCGGCAACGGCTACTTCGCCACCCGGGGCGCCGTGCCTGAGGCACAGGCCGACGGCGTGCACTACCCCGGCACTTACGTCGCCGGCTGCTACGACCGGCTCGTCTCCCAGGTCGCGGGCCGCCGGGTGGACAACGAAGACCTTGTCAACGTGCCGAACTGGCTGCCGCTGACCTTCCGCGCCACAGGCGGCGACTGGTTCGCCCCCGGCCACGCCGAGATCCTCACCAGCCGGCACACTCTCGACATGCGCCGGGGTGTGCTCACCCGGCTCCTGCGGATCCGCGACCCCCAAGAGCGGATCACCCGGTTGGAGCAGTGCAGGCTGGTCTCGATGGACGACCCGCATGTGGCTGCCATGACCATGACGGTCGTTCCGGAGAACTGGAGCGGCACGCTGGAGATCCGCTCGGCGCTGGACGGGCGGGTCACCAACCGCGGGGTCGCCCGCTATCACGGGCTGGCAGACCGGCACCTGATGCCGATCCGCGCATACGCCTCCGGCGGCGTCATCGAGCTGCTGACGCGCACCGTCACCTCCCGTGTGGAGATCGCACTGGCCGCTCGCACCACCCTGGCCGGAGGGCGGCACCATATCGGTGCCGAGGGCGAGGTCCGCGAGGACGTTCAGGAGGGGTGGGTGAGCGAGGAGTGGGCCGTCGAAGTCGCGGCGGGCGAGGAGGTCGTCGTGGAGAAGGTCGTAGCTCTGTACACCTCCCGGGACCGGGCCATCGCCGAGAGCGGGGCCGCCGCGAGAACCGCGGTCGTGCGCGCGGACGGCTTCCAGTCCCTCCTCAGGCGGCACACACGGGCCTGGGACCGGCTGTGGCAACGGGCGCACGTCACCGCCGAGGACACCGAGGTACAGCAGATTCTCAACCTGTATGTCTTCCATCTGCTGCAGACGGCCTCCCCGCACGTCGCGGAACTCGACACCGGTCTCCCTGCCCGGGGCCTGCATGGCGAGGCCTACCGGGGCCACGTGTTCTGGGACGACCTGTTCGTCTTCCCCTTCCTCGCCCCGCGCTTTCCGGACATCACCCAGGCGTTGCTCAGGTACCGGTGGCGACGCCTGCCCGAGGCGCGCTGGGCCGCCCGCGCCGCCGGGCGCACCGGTGCGATGTTCCCCTGGCAGAGCGGCAGCGACGGCCGAGAGGAGACACCGCGCCTGCACTTCAACCCCCGCTCCGGCCGCTGGTTGCCCGACCACTCCCACCTGCAGCGCCACGTCGGCCTGGCCGTCGCCCACAATGTGTGGCAGCACTACCGGGCCACCAAGGACATCGGCTTCCTGGCGGGCTTCGGCGGGCAGTTGCTCGTGGAGATCGCCCGGTTCTTCGCCTCGCTCGCGACCTGCGAGGAGGGGCGTTACGTCATCCGCGGCGTGATGGGGCCTGACGAGTATCACGACGGTTATCCCGGCCGCGATGAGCCCGGCCTGGACAACAACGCCTATACCAACGTCATGACCGCGTGGCTGATGCGCCGGGTCCTGGACATGATCGGTCTGGTCGGCGACGAGGGAGTCAGCAGGCAGGAGATCGACCTCTTCACTGGCATGGCCCGGCGGGTGCGGGTGGACTTCCACGATGGAGTGATCAGCCAGTTCGAGGGATACCAGGCCCTGGAGGAGCTGGACTGGGCCGCCTACCGGAAGAAGTACGGAGACATCCGGCGGCTGGACCGCATCCTCGAAGCCGAGGGTGACACTCCCAACCGCTATAAGGCCTCCAAGCAGGCCGATGTGCTCATGCTGTTCCACCTGCTGGGCAGGGAAGGACTCGACGAGATCCTGACCGGCCTCGGCTACAGATGGAACGCCGCGATGGCGGCGCGGACCGTCGACTACTACCTCGCCCGCACCTGCCACGGCTCCACGCTGAGCGCGGTTGTCCACGCCGGGGTGCTGGCACGCCTGCGTCCCGGAGCCTCCGAGCCGTTCCTGGTCGAGGCGTTGAACAACGATGTGAAGGACCTCCAGGGAGGCACCACCGCCGAGGGGATCCATCTGGGCGCGATGGCCGGGGTCGCCGTCTTGTTCGAAGCACCCTGA
- a CDS encoding universal stress protein: MTGSITVGTDGSAAATAALAWAVDDAVRRGLPLRIVHVVDRRPYDAAEFSAPGKTDHVTRLAELTLAEAAAVALERRPEIRVTTELIEGAPPEVLRGQAETAVELVIGSRGRGGFAGSLLGSVPIRVAGHVHGVVVVVRPGAVETRGEVVVGVDGSAECEPALGFAFEQASLRGCALRAVHAWQAPVQAFTAEADGDLDEIRKGQHRVAADRLADWKETFPAVDVVQEVTCAYPVPTLVAASARADLLVVGSRGLGAVGSVLLGSVSRGVLHHAHCPIAVVR, encoded by the coding sequence ATGACTGGATCGATCACCGTCGGAACGGACGGCTCGGCTGCCGCTACCGCGGCCCTGGCATGGGCAGTTGACGACGCTGTCCGCAGGGGCCTGCCCTTGCGGATCGTTCATGTCGTGGACCGCCGGCCGTATGACGCCGCGGAATTTTCCGCACCGGGCAAGACGGATCACGTGACGCGTCTGGCCGAGCTGACGCTCGCCGAGGCGGCCGCGGTTGCCCTGGAACGGCGGCCGGAAATTCGGGTGACGACCGAGTTGATCGAGGGAGCGCCGCCCGAGGTCCTGCGCGGGCAGGCCGAGACGGCCGTTGAACTGGTGATCGGCAGCCGTGGCCGGGGCGGTTTCGCCGGATCGCTCCTCGGCTCGGTCCCCATCCGCGTGGCGGGTCATGTACACGGCGTCGTGGTTGTCGTCAGGCCGGGTGCCGTGGAGACGCGGGGTGAGGTGGTCGTAGGCGTCGACGGTTCCGCAGAGTGCGAGCCCGCTCTGGGCTTCGCCTTCGAACAGGCCAGCCTGCGCGGATGCGCGTTGCGCGCGGTCCACGCCTGGCAAGCACCGGTTCAGGCGTTCACAGCTGAGGCCGACGGAGACCTGGACGAGATCCGAAAAGGGCAGCACCGGGTAGCCGCGGACCGGTTAGCTGACTGGAAAGAGACGTTCCCCGCGGTCGACGTTGTGCAGGAGGTGACATGCGCGTACCCGGTGCCGACTCTCGTGGCCGCCTCGGCACGGGCCGACCTGCTCGTCGTGGGTTCCCGTGGTCTCGGCGCGGTCGGCTCGGTCCTGCTGGGCTCGGTCAGCCGCGGGGTGCTTCACCATGCTCACTGCCCCATCGCGGTCGTCAGATGA
- a CDS encoding hemerythrin domain-containing protein, which translates to MVGDGINDAPALAAADVGVAMGARGSAAAGQAADVVLTTDRLDRLADAMDAARRSRRIAVQSAATGMALSLVAMTVAAAGALPPVAGALLQEVIGVAMIANALRALRLARGTRAAVDLATESLLRRFEMEHSLLRPPLELIRETADELGAAPSATSMERLREVHEFLTERLLPHERAEERRLYPAMGQALGGPEVTMTMSRAHGEIERLVRRLGGHLALAEADGPRPEQLDALRSACCPGPTLRPGGGGLLLPGRRLAGMTAPGHGDESKHKSSA; encoded by the coding sequence ATGGTGGGTGATGGCATCAACGACGCACCGGCCCTGGCGGCGGCCGATGTCGGGGTGGCGATGGGCGCCCGGGGGTCGGCCGCCGCCGGCCAAGCCGCCGACGTGGTGCTCACCACTGATCGGCTGGACCGGCTCGCCGATGCCATGGACGCCGCCCGCCGCTCCCGTCGCATCGCCGTGCAGAGCGCCGCCACAGGGATGGCGCTGTCGCTGGTGGCCATGACGGTGGCCGCCGCCGGAGCACTGCCGCCCGTGGCCGGAGCTCTCCTGCAGGAGGTCATCGGCGTGGCGATGATCGCCAACGCGCTACGGGCGCTACGCCTCGCGCGGGGGACCCGGGCGGCGGTGGACCTCGCCACCGAATCCCTGCTGCGCCGCTTCGAGATGGAGCACTCCTTGCTGCGACCGCCTCTTGAACTGATCCGCGAGACAGCCGACGAGCTGGGCGCGGCCCCTTCGGCCACGTCCATGGAGCGGCTGCGGGAGGTTCACGAGTTCCTCACCGAACGCCTGCTGCCCCATGAACGGGCCGAGGAACGGCGGCTGTATCCGGCGATGGGGCAGGCGCTGGGAGGTCCCGAGGTCACGATGACCATGAGCAGGGCGCACGGCGAGATCGAACGCCTCGTACGCCGCCTGGGAGGCCACCTGGCCCTCGCCGAGGCCGACGGGCCGCGCCCGGAACAGCTCGACGCTCTACGGTCTGCATGCTGTCCTGGTCCTACACTTCGACCAGGAGGAGGAGGCCTACTTCTCCCTGGCCGCCGGCTCGCCGGCATGACGGCGCCCGGCCACGGAGACGAGAGTAAACATAAGTCCTCCGCGTGA